GGGAGGGGCGATTCAGGTCACGGCCAAATTGCTCGTCTTTCAATAGCTCTTCTGCAATCTTTTCCCAGGTATTGGCTACGTCCTTAGGGGGCTGATTGAAGCTTTGAATAATAGCCAGCTCGAACTCAATGGAAGAAAAATAGTCCCGGGCCGAGGTCATAAAAGGCTCTTCCTGCAGCGCGGGTACATTCTGCATCACCCAGCGGCTGCTTAAGGCATTGGTTGAAATAGGAATATCCCTGTTGTCCAGCCGGCCATCAATACTTTCTCTTATGACGGTAGAATACGGCACTGATTTTTCTTCCTGAACCGTGAAAGGCAAATAGCTGCGCGTAATCTGTTTGTATTTATAGTAGGATGGAATCAAGGTGCGGTATTCGCTCCAGCGCACGGGTATGGTATGCTGAAACTGCCAGTTCTGGAGGTTGAAGATAAAATCAGAGTCTACTGTATAGGTAAACTCAATAATGGAGCCCTCCTTCACATTGGGCAGCGTGAAACGGCAGGTATTATGCTGCTCATCTACTTTATCCCGAAAGATGCTCTCGGAGCCCATTTTGGTGGCCACCAGTTTGCCGCCTTCCAGATTATAGGTGGTGCCCTTTAAGGCTTTCACACGCTCTGTATCCTCATCACGATGATACAGGGGCACCTCCACCGTGGCCCAGTCATAGCCGGCTTTGCGCCGAATCAGGATGCGGGTAGTACGCTCAAAGTTCAGGCGAAACCCATCGTCGCCGCCCACTACTTTTGACACGCCAAAATCACAAAGCACCACCGCCGGAGCGGCAGAGTCGGCCGCCTGGGGCGTGAAATCCGCTACGCTGACTTTGCCAAACTTAATAGGCTCGGCCTGGGCTTGCGCCTGAGTGGTAAAGCCGCCGCAAACCACCGCCAGTAACAGCAGGCGCTGCCTGATTCGTAAAGTATTCAACACAAGTAATCCTGATTAAGAGAAAGTAATAGCAGCCTTTACAGGCTGTTGTGCGCCGACTAGGTGAGGTGCCGGCGCGCTAAGAATAAGCCTGATCAAATGTACAGAATTCAGAGAGTTGTACTATACCCCGAGAGACTGTTCATCAAAAATATTCTTCCAAAACCCGAACAAAACCCACGTTATGCCGTAGAGCGCGCTCTTACTCCAATAAAAAGATAAAGCAGTGCTACCAGCGTGAGGGCGGCGCTTACTCCGTGTACGTAGGGCAAATGGGCCGCTACGTTGCCGTAAAGCCAGCCCGCCAGCAAAGCACCTAGGCCAATGCCGGCTTCTAGGGCAATGTACATAGTAGCCACGGCCCGGCCGCGCCGCTCGGGGTGGCTCAGGTCAATGGTCCAGGCGTATAGAGTAGGGGAGTTTATGCCGGCGGCCAATCCGAAGAGCACTGCCGCGGCCAGAAAGGTGCCCAGGGAATGTGCCCCGGCCAGCACCAGCAGCGACCCAAACATCAGGGCCGTGGAAGCCCGTAGCACCGGCACCCGGCCGTAGCGGTCGGAGGCGCGGCCGGCCACCAGCCGCACCACCAGCGAGGCCAGCGTGTAGCAGGTGAAAAACAGGCCTTTGTTGGTGGTGCCCATGAGCTGGCTCTGGTCAGGCACCACCGTGAGAATTACGCCGAAGGGAAAAAGGCAGAGCATCGTAACCAGGGAAGGGGCCAGCACGCGGGGCTCCAGAATTTCGCGCCAGTTAAGCTTGAGCAGGCGCCAGCTAAACCGTTCCCGCTGCTCTTGCGGCAGCGTTTCCGTTAGGGTGCCCTGCACCAGCAAAGACAGCAGTGCCGCCCCCGAGGAGCAGTAAAACATGGTGTTCAGCGAAAACCACTGCGTAAGCAAACTACCCAGCGCCGGGCCGGCAGCCATGCCCAGGGAGCCGGCCACACCCAGCAGGCCCATGGCCTCGCCGCGCCGGTTCAGCGGCACAATATCTGCAACGAAAGCGGCCGTGCCCGTGGGTTTAAAGCCGGTGCTGAAACCGTGGACGAGTCGCAGGAACAGGAAGCCCGCCACCGTGGTAGCCCAGGGGTAAAAAAAGCCGCACACAAAGCACACCAGCGAGCCGAATACCATCACCGGAATGCGCCCCACGGTATCGGCCAGCTTGCCGCTAAAGGGGCGGGAGAGGCCCGCTGTTAGGGTAAAAAGCGCAATAATAAAGCCCTTGTAGTCGGCTCCACCCATCCGCGTCAGGTGGTCGGGGAGCTCGGGTATGAGCATGTTAAAGCTCAGGAAAAACAGGAACGACGACAGGGCCATCAGCCAGAAGCCAATGGTATAGACGCGGGAGGAGCTGGCAGGAAGGGGCATTGCCATAAAGGTAGGCACCGCAGCCAGTACCCCGGCACCACCCAGGCCATACCAAAACAGGTTGTCTTA
The Hymenobacter sp. DG25B genome window above contains:
- a CDS encoding MFS transporter, which gives rise to MPLPASSSRVYTIGFWLMALSSFLFFLSFNMLIPELPDHLTRMGGADYKGFIIALFTLTAGLSRPFSGKLADTVGRIPVMVFGSLVCFVCGFFYPWATTVAGFLFLRLVHGFSTGFKPTGTAAFVADIVPLNRRGEAMGLLGVAGSLGMAAGPALGSLLTQWFSLNTMFYCSSGAALLSLLVQGTLTETLPQEQRERFSWRLLKLNWREILEPRVLAPSLVTMLCLFPFGVILTVVPDQSQLMGTTNKGLFFTCYTLASLVVRLVAGRASDRYGRVPVLRASTALMFGSLLVLAGAHSLGTFLAAAVLFGLAAGINSPTLYAWTIDLSHPERRGRAVATMYIALEAGIGLGALLAGWLYGNVAAHLPYVHGVSAALTLVALLYLFIGVRARSTA